The DNA segment ATCACCCTGGAACCGCAGTTGAAGGACGCCCAGCGCAACTCCTGGACGAAAGATCTTCGTTTATTCAAGGGATACCACGAGCGCGACCCGCGCCCGCCCAACTTCCGCGCTCTGGATATTGCGCTGGAGGTGCTCAAGGAACGGGGATTGACGGACAAGGTCGGCATCGAGCTCACCAACTCGTCGCAGGCCGCCGATCGCATGGTGGGCGAGCCCACCGTCTACTCCCAGCCCTACTTCGACGCCTTCCGCAAGGTTTCCGGGCAGGTGGTGGACGCCATGCCCCTGCTCATCGAAGCCCGCGCCATCAAGACGCCGCAGGAGATCGAGCGCATGCGCCTGGCCAACGAACTGGCCGCGCTCGCCATGGAACACGTCCGGCAGAACATGCGGCCCGGCATGAAAGAAAGCGAAGTCGGAGCCATGTTCGAAGGCTTCGTGCACGGCGTCGGAGTCGGCTACCAGGGCAAAGTGGAGATGGCGCGCGCCTTCACCCTGGTCTGGTCCGGACCCGGCATCGCCACTTTTACCGCCACCGGCGACCGTCCCATTCAGGAACACGAGCCCACCCTGTTCGAGATCTGGGTCTGCGTGGACGGCTACTGGAACGACCTCACCAAGAACCTCAGCCCCGGCAAGCTCACTCCGCGCTATGAGAAACTGCTCGACCTTTTGCTCGCAGTGTTCAACGAAGGCGTCGCCTTCGCCCGCGATGGCGCCAGCTTCCCCGAACTCGACCGCCTCATCCGCGCCCGCATCGCCGAAGGCGGCTATCCCGGCCAGCCGTCGCATCCCGTCTGCCACGGCGTGGGGGCTCGCGCCCATGAGCCGCCCTATGCCCATCAGGCCGGTACCGGCACCATCCGCCAGAACATGGTGCTGGCTATTGAACCGGGGATTTATTGGGAAGGCGGCGGCGGATTGCGGCTGGAGGACGACTTCCTCATCACCGCCACCGGCAACGAGAAGCTCTGCACGTTCCCCGACGACTTTCGCACGCTGATTCCGTCGTGATTGCACGTGACGCCATGCGGGCTGAAGGAGTAGATTCTTTCTTCACCTCCTGAGGCCTGACGCCACCGAACATGCCCAAGTCCGTCGCAAAAAAGAAAAAGCCCGACCTGGCCCATTCCATCCTTGCCCACATCGACGAAGAGGCCCTCATCACCATGGCCTGCGATGTGGTGAACATCCCCAGCCCCACCGGCGAAGAGCAGGCCATGGCGGAATACATGGCCCAGACCTTTGAGCGCATGGGCCTGGAAGTGGCCTGGCAGGAAGTGGAAACCGGCCGCGCCAACGTGATTGGCCGCTTGCCGGGTGCGGGTAACGGCAAGACGCTGATGTTCAACGGCCACATGGATACCTCCAACACCGGCCGCGAGCCGTTTCTCACCGGAATCGGCTACAAGCCCCATGCCATCATCCGCAACGAGATGATCTACGGCCTCGGCATCTACAACATGAAGGGCGCGCTGGTCTGCTACACCCATGCGGTGCGTGCGTTGCAGGCCGCTGGCGTCCGCCTGGAAGGCGACGTGGTCATCGCCGCCGTCGCCGGCGAGATTGAAAAGTCGCAGGTCGGGGAGTACCAGGGCCGGGAATTCCGCGGCTACGGTTGCGGCACGCACTACCTGGTGAACCACGGGACGCTCCCGGACATGTGCATCCTGGGCGAGCCCACGGATATGCAGCTCGTTCTCGGTCACTACGGTTCCATGTGGGTCCGTCTTTCGACCGCCGGGCTCTACGTGCACACCGCCTTCGGGCCCGGTCGGGAAGGCGAGAACTCCTTGCGGCGCATGCACCAGGTCATGGCCGATCTGATGAAGTGGATTCCTGGCTGGCAGGAGCGCAGCGCCTACGGCAACAAGAAGGGCTTCGTGAACCTGGGCGGCATCCACGGCGGCCATGCCTGGCGCGCCAGCCGCACCCCTGAACGCACCGAGCTCTATCTCGACGTCCGTGTTCCGCCCACCATGCCCATGGCCGAGGCGCGCCGCGACTTCAAGCGGTTCTTTCTTGACCTGCGCCAGCGGCACCCGGACTGGGGCCTCGAATTCGAAACCTATGTTTCCGTGCCCGGCGCCGAGATCGCCGCCGACCACGCGATGATCCGCGCCATCGAGAAGAACCATCGCCGCATCGTGGGTCAGCCGCCCAAGCGCGATACCGTGCTCTGGTCTTCCGACGCCAGTGTGCTCACCCGCTATGGCGTGCCGACGGTGAACTACGGGCCGTCCAGCGGTCCCCGCGACAAGGAAGGCGAGAAGGTGCGCATCAAGACGCTCGTGGACATGACCCGCATCTACGCCCTTATCGCGGCGGACCTCTGCGGGGCGCAATAATGTTGTCATCCTGAGCGAGACGCTGTTGCTCTCTGTCGAGCGAAGGATCTGGGCGCGCCGATTCGCGCCAAGTGCGCGAAAGGCGCGCATCCTTATAGGAGACCTGAGACCCTAAGCATGCCATCCCCCGCCGAACTCGCTCGCCGTTACGCCAACATCCGTCGCGCCATGCAGGCCGAGAATGTGGACGCCCTCATCGTTTGCGGCAACCAGTACGCCGGCTTCGAAGGCGCGGTCCGCTACGTTTCCGGCTTTGAGATCGTGCACCGCTACTGCTATGTGCTCATTCCGATGGAAGGGGATCTGACGCTCATCTTCCCCGCGGAAGCCCGTTGGATCGGCGACAAATCCAAGCCCTGGGTGCGCGACCACGTCTGGCCCGCCATCCCCGGTCAATGGATCGCCGCGCGCGCTCAAGAACGGAAGTGGAAGCGCCTCGGCGTCTACGGCCTCAAGCACGTCATGGCGGTCGTCGATTACCAGGCGCTGGTGTCGGCGGGCCTGGAGCTCGTGGACTTCGATTTCGCTTTCGACATGGCCCGCGCGGTCAAGAGCGAAGAAGAGATGAAAGAGATCCGCGAGGCCATGGACATCGTGGTCGAGGGCTTCCATGCCCTGGTGAAGAGCTACGCTCCCGGCAAGACCGAAGCCGAGATCATGGCGCCCGCCGTCGAGGTCTATTTCGCGCGCGGCGCCGGCCCGCGCATGATGAACATCGTGCTCTCCGGCACCCACGGCACCGCCGAAGCATCGTTCAAAGTTCCCGGCCACCGCGTGGTGAATCCCGACGACCTCATGCTCTACTCCCTGGAGGTCACCAACTCGGAGGGCTACTGGGTGGAGTTCTCCCGCGCCATCATCGAGGGCAAGCTCGACCCGGTTACCGAGCGCATGAGGCAGGCCTACCCCACCGCGATGGAGGAGGCGCGCAAGCGCCTGCGCGAAGGCGAACTTGCCTCCAGCGTCCACCGCGCCATCACCGACGTTTTCAAGGAGCACGGCTTCTCCCTCGGCCACCTCTCCGGTCACGGCATCGGCGCCACCATGCTGGAGTACCCCGCCGTGGGTTCGTCGAGTGACGTCGTCCTGAAGGAAAACATGGTGCTCTCCGTTCATCCCCAGGTGGTGGATCAGGATGGCAAGGTCTGCCTCTACACGCAGGACACCTATCGCGTGGGCAAGAGCGAGGGCGAGAACCTCTGTGACGTTCCCTGGCGCCTCTACCGCGGCGGCGACGTTTAGCGCCGGCGCCCCGCCGACTGTCGCGCGGGCCTCCTGCCCGCGCATTCTTGTTCTTCTTCGTGTCCTTGGTGGTGAAAATCCGTTCCGTCGCTTCCTGCGTAACTCGTACGACAGACTGGTTGTTTTTCTGAGAATTGGGAACTGAGAACTAGCCACTGATCCCTGATGACTGTCTTCCTCACTGGCTCCACCGGCTACATGGGACACGCGCTGGTCCCGCGCCTCCTTGCCCGCGGCCATCGCCTGAAGGCCCTGGCGCGTCCCGGCTCGGAGCGCAAGCTGGGGCCGGGCTGTGAGCTGGTTTCCGGCAACGCCCTGGACGCAACCAGCTATCGCGATAACATCGCCCCTGCGGACACCTTCGTCCATCTGGTCGGCGTGCCCCATCCCGCGCCGTGGAAGGGAGCGCGGTTCCGTGCCGTGGACTTGGTCTCTATCCGGGAAGCCGTTCCGGCGGCGGTGGCTGCGGGCATCCGTCACTTCGTTTACCTCAGCGTGGCCCA comes from the Terriglobales bacterium genome and includes:
- a CDS encoding Xaa-Pro peptidase family protein, producing the protein MAWPLDAPKLDRVRALMKAQDLSAMVCRAPDNILYLTNYWCMKGYDAVVFPREGEPTLITLEPQLKDAQRNSWTKDLRLFKGYHERDPRPPNFRALDIALEVLKERGLTDKVGIELTNSSQAADRMVGEPTVYSQPYFDAFRKVSGQVVDAMPLLIEARAIKTPQEIERMRLANELAALAMEHVRQNMRPGMKESEVGAMFEGFVHGVGVGYQGKVEMARAFTLVWSGPGIATFTATGDRPIQEHEPTLFEIWVCVDGYWNDLTKNLSPGKLTPRYEKLLDLLLAVFNEGVAFARDGASFPELDRLIRARIAEGGYPGQPSHPVCHGVGARAHEPPYAHQAGTGTIRQNMVLAIEPGIYWEGGGGLRLEDDFLITATGNEKLCTFPDDFRTLIPS
- a CDS encoding M20/M25/M40 family metallo-hydrolase, with protein sequence MPKSVAKKKKPDLAHSILAHIDEEALITMACDVVNIPSPTGEEQAMAEYMAQTFERMGLEVAWQEVETGRANVIGRLPGAGNGKTLMFNGHMDTSNTGREPFLTGIGYKPHAIIRNEMIYGLGIYNMKGALVCYTHAVRALQAAGVRLEGDVVIAAVAGEIEKSQVGEYQGREFRGYGCGTHYLVNHGTLPDMCILGEPTDMQLVLGHYGSMWVRLSTAGLYVHTAFGPGREGENSLRRMHQVMADLMKWIPGWQERSAYGNKKGFVNLGGIHGGHAWRASRTPERTELYLDVRVPPTMPMAEARRDFKRFFLDLRQRHPDWGLEFETYVSVPGAEIAADHAMIRAIEKNHRRIVGQPPKRDTVLWSSDASVLTRYGVPTVNYGPSSGPRDKEGEKVRIKTLVDMTRIYALIAADLCGAQ
- a CDS encoding M24 family metallopeptidase; the protein is MPSPAELARRYANIRRAMQAENVDALIVCGNQYAGFEGAVRYVSGFEIVHRYCYVLIPMEGDLTLIFPAEARWIGDKSKPWVRDHVWPAIPGQWIAARAQERKWKRLGVYGLKHVMAVVDYQALVSAGLELVDFDFAFDMARAVKSEEEMKEIREAMDIVVEGFHALVKSYAPGKTEAEIMAPAVEVYFARGAGPRMMNIVLSGTHGTAEASFKVPGHRVVNPDDLMLYSLEVTNSEGYWVEFSRAIIEGKLDPVTERMRQAYPTAMEEARKRLREGELASSVHRAITDVFKEHGFSLGHLSGHGIGATMLEYPAVGSSSDVVLKENMVLSVHPQVVDQDGKVCLYTQDTYRVGKSEGENLCDVPWRLYRGGDV
- a CDS encoding NAD(P)H-binding protein; the encoded protein is MTVFLTGSTGYMGHALVPRLLARGHRLKALARPGSERKLGPGCELVSGNALDATSYRDNIAPADTFVHLVGVPHPAPWKGARFRAVDLVSIREAVPAAVAAGIRHFVYLSVAQPAPIMKAYLEVRAEGERLLRESGVNATFLRPWYVLGPGHYWPYLLLPGYWLGELLPPTRESARRLGLVSLNQMLAALVSAVENPPAGIRVVEVPAIRKSRIDLSAI